One genomic segment of Arachis duranensis cultivar V14167 chromosome 4, aradu.V14167.gnm2.J7QH, whole genome shotgun sequence includes these proteins:
- the LOC107483964 gene encoding F-box/kelch-repeat protein At3g06240-like yields MAKFQLPLPIIPDELLQEIFLRSSAKAVGRCMCLNKFWYRQLRQPEICIHHMRRQKVLDQHVLFHVGYSLLLMGSDSLYIVNAASGEEVNVQHPFGVGVHGWFRIVGVSNGNICFKFSRERDDTRLLVWNPTTQCSREISDPHRDHGRSFFPVYGFGHVPNSDAYTVIHMCKRDIADAYVFFSRYCSRRSTWFHCVDCLPGVEKIDPNSVFNNGQAYWITGTGDSYATPKSVLCYSVEDESFSEVSIPVGAIYTIHNLLTHKEKVALLAHTHNEFGYVAAIWHLNEDANGNRILEQYCRFASRSIRENPILFVDENLLLLVNNSKERELLVNYRYRELVLTEYDIEHGTRNLLVRRAWRYPETPHPITVRSTLKYFAGMFPV; encoded by the coding sequence ATGGCTAAATTCCAACTTCCGTTGCCGATTATTCCGGATGAACTGCTACAAGAAATCTTCCTGCGTAGTAGTGCCAAAGCTGTAGGGAGATGTATGTGCTTGAATAAATTCTGGTACCGACAGCTACGCCAACCAGAGATTTGCATACACCACATGCGAAGGCAGAAAGTGTTAGATCAACATGTTTTGTTTCATGTTGGATACTCACTACTGCTAATGGGTTCAGATTCACTATATATAGTGAATGCTGCTTCTGGAGAAGAGGTGAATGTTCAGCATCCTTTCGGAGTTGGCGTCCATGGGTGGTTTCGTATTGTCGGAGTGTCAAACGGGAACATATGTTTCAAGTTCTCTCGTGAACGAGACGACACAAGACTTTTGGTATGGAATCCGACAACACAATGCTCTAGAGAAATTTCCGACCCACACAGGGACCACGGTAGATCATTTTTCCCGGTATATGGTTTCGGTCATGTTCCAAACTCAGATGCATACACAGTCATACATATGTGCAAAAGGGACATAGCTGATGCCTACGTTTTTTTCTCTAGATATTGTTCAAGGCGTTCTACATGGTTTCACTGCGTTGATTGTCTCCCTGGTGTAGAAAAAATTGACCCTAACTCTGTTTTTAATAATGGTCAGGCGTATTGGATAACTGGTACAGGAGATAGCTATGCTACACCCAAGTCTGTTTTATGTTACAGTGTTGAAGATGAATCATTTAGCGAGGTGTCTATCCCTGTAGGTGCAATATATACCATTCACAATTTACTAACCCACAAGGAAAAAGTTGCACTCCTCGCTCATACACACAACGAATTTGGTTATGTCGCAGCAATTTGGCACTTAAATGAAGACGCGAATGGAAACAGAATACTAGAGCAATACTGCAGGTTTGCGAGTCGAAGCATCAGAGAAAATCCAATACTATTCGTCGATGAAAACCTACTTTTGTTGGTGAACAATTCAAAGGAAAGAGAGTTACTCGTCAATTACAGGTACAGAGAGCTTGTGTTGACAGAGTATGACATCGAACATGGCACTAGAAATCTATTGGTGAGGAGAGCATGGCGATACCCAGAAACGCCACACCCGATCACAGTAAGGTCTACACTCAAGTATTTTGCAGGGATGTTTCCTGTCTAG